The Clostridium beijerinckii genomic sequence AATAGTTCAAAAAACGGCATAGGTATTCCGCTACCATACCCATCAGGATTACTTCTTCTTCCAGACGAGCTTCCTGCAACATCAGAAATCAAATGTCCAAGCCAATTAGAAAAACCGCAGAATAATTTTGCTACAAATGTTTTTCCTTGTAATCTTGATGTTTCTGTATCAAATACAATTAGCCTTCCATTATCCACAAAATGTGATGTAGAAGTAAATTGGTCTACAATTGCAAAAATTAATCCTACTAAATCTGGAGCATGCCCTAATGATTTAATATGATGATTTGACATGCTCATCCCTAGTAAATCACCTGCTGCTTTACCAGTTGCTTGATCATAGTTTACTTTATGTTTTTCCTCTAAAAATTTTATAGCAGATGCAATAATAGTATTTCTATCTCCTTCAGGTGGGCTCCATCCCTTTAACTTGGCAATTTTTTTAACAAACTCATCTGTTTGATCATTTGTCCACTTACCTAATTTACTATGATCGGGCATTCCAACAAAAAAGCTATCAATTAATCCAGCTACAACTCCGCAAAAGGCTGCAATCATATAATCATACTTATCACAATTAGCTTTTTTCAGTGTATAATCTGAACGTATTCTCTCAGCTATTTCTGCTTTTTGAGCCTGTGATAACAAATTTTCAAAAGGATCAACTTTTAAGTCTATATTATTTTCAATTGCAAACTTATTAATATTAGAAAGATACTCGTCCCAACTTATTGTATCATCAATTGCAATTGTAACTAATTCTTCAAATGCTGGCACTTTAATATCTACCTTTTCTTCCTCAGTTAGTGCAACTAACTTTTCGCCCTCTTCAATATGTTTTTCAGATACTTGAGATGTATCTATACCTTGCGTAGAGCAAAGCATTTCTGCCTGCAGTAGCAATTTATCAAGCTCTGATAAATTTTCATCATTTAATACTTCTAAGTTTGAAATTTCCTGAGAAGCTTTAACTAATTGCCTTTCTGCATTTTCCATTTGATTTCTTTGAGCTAATAGTGATTTTCCTGCCTCATTCACCATCTGATTATATATATTATCTGACATAAATCCTCCAGCATTATCCCATTATACTTTTCATAAAGCTTTTTGCTGCGCCCTTTACTGATGCTATTGCTGCATCCCCAACATTAAAGTAGCCAATTCCTTCAAAAGCATCATGTAATTCTTGTAATTTATTACATGGAATTGTATCATCTAATACCATATAATCTGAAGTAATCCCCTCTTCATTTGTTATTTCTTTCTTAAGATAACAAGATAAAATTAAATCACGTATCTTTTCCTTAGTTGCTCCTTCTGTTAATTCAGTTACACGTGTAAGATCCAATTTTTCAGGTAATTTACTAATGATCTTTTCAGTTTCTGCATATTGGATTCTATCTGAAGTAACTTGTGCACCTTTAGTTAACATGCTTATCATTGCAGAAATCTTTTTAATTTTAACTTCCGATTCTAATCCTTTTTCTATTTCTATTTGTAATCTTCTAGTAATTTCATTAACATCTTCAATTAAATAATTCAATGACCTTTGTGAATTTCTTATAATAGCCTGAAGCATCATTTCTCTTTGTTTATTATTTTCTAAATCACTTAATCCAGTAATTCTCTTTACACCTTTATATGTTCCAACACCAAGTAATACAGCAACACCTATTCCAGTAAACATACTTGAAAATCCAAGTATGCCTCCCATACCTAGTGATGCCAGTCCTGACGTGATGCCCGCAGCACTAACCCCCATTACTGATCCTGATAAATAAACCGCAGCTAATGGAACACCAACAGCAGTTGCTTTAGATGCTAAATCCTTCATAGATTTCGTAATTTCTGTGTCATTTTTCCTTTGAGCCAATATCTCTTCATCATTTTTTATTGCTGTCACAATATATTCAACTTGTTCCTCGTCAATTTCTAGATCATTATGTAACTTAACAATAAATTGATTTTCCTTCCAACTTAGTTCCTTATTCTTTTTTCTAAAAATATAGATAATATCCTTTAATAAAGATTTTTTAACTACGTCATAACTTACTTCTTCTACATTTTCTGATAAATAAGATAATAACTCTTCATTGCTTTCGACATTAGTATGATCAGTCATATATCCTCTTATTTCTAATCGGTCATCTGCATCCATTTCAATTCTTACAATAAGTGATATAATTTCTGCGTATTCCTCAGCATCTATCTCATTATCATCTGAAAAAGTAAAGTTACAAACTAATTTTATGTAAGCTTTCTTTATACCTATATCCATCATTGACAAAGGGCAAGTTTGAGATGTACTAACAAAGTCACTCTCATCTTGTGCTTGTTCAACTATTCCATTAATTAATTCTGTAAAATTTTCATATGAAATACCTCTAATATTATCAGTAATGTTCTTGCTTTCTCCATTTTTAAAATGAAAAATAACTTCCTTCTTTTCTTCGATTTTTCCATTATCTTTTTTTACTTCAGTACATATATATTCTGCTTTAGAAATTGTACTTAACTGAATTTTATCAGTGTCAGCTCCTAATGCATTTGTATATAAATATTCTCCTGTAAATAAACATCCCTCTTTAGCGCTGCCAAATATTGTTGTGTCTACAATAGCTAAAACATAATCTGGATTCAATCCTTGTGCCATACCAGAAATCGCACCATTTATTTTCTTTTCCGGTATATCTGGCGCTATAAAAACCTTATCTCCAAGGATTTTAACATTTTCTTTAATATACTTCTCTACTGACATTATTCCACCCTACCCTTTTTCAAATTCTTTTTCTAGCATATCTAAAATAAAAGCTTAATTATGATCTACATCTGCAACTCTGTAATTTTCCTTAATAATAATTCCTATATTAGAATTTATTGTAAACAAATTATAGCATAATCCACTCTAATTCTCTATCATATGTAATGTTTAATTATTTATAGTTATCGAAAAAAGCTGAGATTCTCTAAATTCAAGAAAATCTCAGCTTATCTAATTCAATGTCCAATTATTATTATTTATATATCTATCAACTTGCTAAATTCTAATGCTATAATTTTTAATATATCAAAAATTTAATATAGGCATTAATTTAAAAATCCCACATTATAAATCAATGGTATAAGTTTATCTTCTAAGTTTTTAACCATATCTTTAAATTATAATTAATTTCTATATTTGCAAATAAGAGTCCATCTTTATATTCTACCTCTATAAGCTCTAATATTCTTCACTTCAATAATTATATTTTCATTAGCTGTATGGTACACTACTGTACCTTCACTGCAATTCATAAGTTCTTTTGTTGCACTTTTATTATCATCTATAGCTTTAATAATTGCCATATCATCTATAATTTTATTATTTCCTTCTAAATGCGAATCTAATATTTGAATCTTCACAAAAGTATTAGGATATGTTCTTCTAACTTCATCCACTAATCCATCTTCCCATTAGTAATTAACTTTATCAAAATAAACGTATTCCATATTTAGATGATTAAAACATTTGCTAATTCATGCAATTACCTATTTCTTCAAAAGTTCATTTGTAAATCCCCCCTTTGATACTTAGAATATCATAGGGAGATGAAATAAAGGTTCACTCAATTACTATAATCTTCATTTTTTTATTTATTGTAATAATAAAAGAACCAAATAAAGTGCGTTGATCATACTTTAATTGGTTCTTTATGTTAGTTTCCATTTCATGAATCTTTATAATAAATCCCTATAGGATTTAAGATATTGCTTTTTTCTGGGTGCAAACTATCTTCAAAAAACAGATCCACTTTTATTCACATTTCCAAGTTCCCTCAAATTATCCCGAATAATTTCTTTTAATCCTTCTATTTTTCCTTCTTCAATTTTCTCTATATCTCTTTCCAATTGTTTATAAATTCCAAATTGTGCTTCGTACTCTTTTAGGAATTGCATATCCCCCACCCTTGCAGTTAATAACTCTTAGCTTTCTTCATCCTATTATTCTAGTATTCTTCTTACTTCCTCTTCAGATATATTACATTCTTTTGCTATTTGGCTTATTGTACATCCCGAATTTGAAAGCTTTAAAACTTTTTTTGTTAAAAGGATCCCTTCTTCTCTTCCCTCTTCAATTTTCTCTCTATCTCTTTCCAATAAAGTCATAAATTCCACCTCCACTGAAATATCACTTTTAACTTCCTTCACTCTTCTATGTATATTCTTAACAAGATTTCCTTTAGCATGCTTTACCTTATCATCTGTTGAATCTTCTACATAAGCAAGGAATTCTAATAGCTCATCACTTAAATCATTCATAATTCCTTTGGAATTTAATATTATTTTCTGAGCTTCATCGTTTAACATTATACTATTATCTTCTAGGCATACATTTTGAAATGTATATTTATGGCGACCTTTATCAAACAAATCAAATGTACAAATAAAAATAATATAACTTTTAGCTAGTTTTCTATAATCTTCACCTTTACTTATTAGGTCTAAGTCGATGCTTCCTTGATAATATCGTAGTCTTTTAGGTAAATTTTTATGCTTTCCGCGTTGCATTTCAACATTGTAAATTGTATTATTTTCATCTTTAACATAGACATCAAGTCTAATACCTTTGCTTTCAAGTAACAAATCTATAGTTTTCTGTTCTTCAACCATTTCTACTTTTTCTATTTCAATCTCTAAAATCTTCTCTAATAATTCCTTACAGATTTCTTTATCGCTCATAACTTTTGCAAATAGGAAATCATCTTCAAGGTTTAACTCTTTTAAAGTTTTATTCATCTTAGTAACCTTACCTTATCTTTTATCTTTTGTTCTGATTATTAACAACATTATAGCTGATTAATCATAAGTTTTCAATATGTGACTAGCTTTAAAAAATTATAGATATTTTGGCAATAAAACTAGCTAAAATAATAGAATTTATCTATAAAAATTTAATAACCATCATATTAAAGTAATTGATTATCTACAGCCTTTTTTAAATTAATTATAATATCTGCAATCCTTGTTGCCTCTTCTACATAGTTATCTTTAAGTTCCACACAGTTATCTGAAAAATGCTTAAAATCATAATTACGACCATTATTATCTAGAACGTATTCCCATAAAAGACTACCTGATCCTTTACGTTTTATTTCTCCTAAAATATTTACTATTGCATCATTACATTCATTAAATACTTTACTATGTTCCTTTCGAAACGCTTCCCTATTTATACAATAATAAAATCCATCTTCATGCTTTTCCATAAAAGCGAAATAATAATATAGATTATATTCAACTGCAATACATATTGAAAAATTTACTTTTTTACCGCCAGCTAATGTGTATTCTCTAATTTTAAATACTAAACCAGGCTCATAACTTCCTTTATAATATGCTTCAGCGTCTTCTCTGTTATATTCAATAGGGTCTACTTTCTTCTTAATGAATTGCTCATTTAGCTCGTCCATAAAATTAACAAGTACTTCAGTTTTTATTTCATTTAAACTATTAGCTATAGTAATAGCAGCCATTAAATCATCTGCATTTTTAATAAGATTTTTCATAGCTTCAGCCATTTTTTCTTCACCTACTAACTTTTCAATAAGATATAAATATTGTTCTATCAAACTGTGAGGAGTCATATCTTGATTAGTTGCTCCTAAGCAGGCTTTTAACCAATTCAATATATGCTCTTTAAAGCTTACACATCTTAAATATCTCTTATCCATGCCATCTGCACTTTGTTCTGAAGGATATTTTCCATCTAAAGTCAAATAATATATTAAATAATTAGAATTTACACCTTTTGAATATTCCTCATATCTAAATAGTTGTTTATCTTGATCACCTGCATCAATTTTCATCTCAATTGCTACACACATCTTTTCGCATTTAAGAAAAAAGTCAATTCTGCCATTTTCAAATACCCATTCTCTTTCAACAGCCCATGAATAATTTAAAAAGGTTTTAGAAATGCCAATTTCTTTTAAGAATAGATTAAGATATGTATCATCCATTCCATGATTTTCTCTAGGATTTAATAAGGCATAAATCAAATTAGAATGTGTAAACACTTCATCTCTCTCAATATTTAGTGCCGTAAAAATATTAAAGCTAATATTATGATATTTTTGAGTCATTTTATTTGCTTTTATTAATTTGCCCGCCTCTTTTATTAGGGTTTCCTCTCTAAGTAAATTATCTTTACGCATAACTCTTTGACTCCCTTTTATAAACTTAATTATTTGTAAACTAACTTCAAAAGTTTTTTAATACTAATTCCTTAGAATGAGTACTTTCATAACTTCGGACATATTCTTCAGTTTATCTATGGATTTTAATACAGAATATCTATATTAAATACATTAAGAATTCCTTCCCCATATTTATCAACCTTAATTTCTCCAAAGCCCTTTACTCCCAAAAGCTGATCCTTTGTTCTTGGCTTAACTTTAATTAATTCATCAATTTGTTCATCTTTAAAAATCATAAATGGTTTAATTCTTTCTTTTTTAGCTATCTCTATTCTAAACTTCTTTAATTGATTTCTCATCTCTAATTCCCATTTAGTATTAGATTCATCATCAATCTTCTTATCCGCATTTGCAACATATTCTTCAATAATCTTTAAAATATCATTTCCATACTTATTAATCTTTACTTCACCTAGTCCTTTAATATTAAACAGCTGTTCCGTTGTTTTTGGCTTATTCTCAACAAGATTATTAATCGTGCTACCAGAAAAAACATAATGATATTTTAAAGCATTATATCCTTCTTCTTTTGCCTTTTCATTTCTATAGAGTTTTAATTTTTCTGCAAGCTGACTATCACTCTCGCTTAATTCAACCGTTTCATCTATTTTCTTTTTACTTGATTTTTCTACATTTTTAATATCGTTAAAATCTACTTCAGATACTTCACAAATACTTTTCTCTACAATATTGATACTAGCTTCTTTACTAAAATCTTCTTCTGTAATTCCAAACTTTGCTTCATAATCTATATTTATAGGTGTATGTTTTTCTTTAAAGTAATCTGCTATTTTAAAGGCCATTTCTTCTTTGAAAACAGTTTTCCTTAATTCATTTTCTAAATTTTCAATGTAATTCCCCAATTTTTCTGCTCTTATTATTTGATTTTGGATTTCTTCAGGTGCATATTTTTTTCTTATTATCGCTTTTGGATTAGCCATTATAACAAGAGATCTTAAAGGTACATTATCACATTCAAAAACTTCCTTAAGAACTTTTCTTATTAGATTCACATGCTTTTTATTTTGTTCAATGGGACTAAGCATACCTTCCTTATTTTCATATCCATTCTTGTTCTTATAAACTCGTATGAATTCTCCATCACTATTTATATTTACGTCTCCCAAAAGCTGTTTTGTCTCAATAACACAAATATATTTCTTTGTTATAAGTAGATAATCGATTTGAGAGACTAGCCCATCATATTCAATTCTTATATCATGTAAATATAGAAAAGGTAATATGCAATTTTTTAATTCGAAATCAACTGTTTTTTCTCCTTGTAATCCTCTTTTCATAGCTCGTATTTCTTTATTAACTAATTCCTTTTTTTCATCGTTATTTAACTTTGATAATAACACCTCTAAAACTTTTAAATTATCATTTTCTCCTATAAAATCTTTAATTGCTGTTGGCTTTGTAATACTTTTAAATTCTGAACCTTCTATATTTAATAAATTCGAAATAAACCCCATATCATTTATACCCACCTTCTTTAAATAATTTCAGTTAATATTAAGCTTATTTTTATTATCCTTATTTCGATAATAAAAAGATTATTATCAAAAATTATAGCATAATTACTCCTTATTCTCCATCATTTGTAATATACTTGTTAAATTCTTTGCATAAAATAAATCTAACACAAGAAATAATACTTGGTTAGATTTGTTGGATTATATTCACAATATAGAACAAAATTTAATAATAAAACAGTTTAGCCAAATTATTCTTAAGCTTCCTTTATACTTTACTTCCATTAGTAGACAGTCTTAATATTTGAATATTATATTTTTATTTTCAGTATTTCTTCTTTACTAAGTTTTGAATATTAACTCCATTTAAGCTCACATAGTTTTTTTGATCTCTTAAAGAAGTCTGTAATTATCTAATATTTTACTTATGCAAAATTGTATCATATTGGTACATATGAAAAAGCAGTAAATCAAGTTTTTATTAATTTACCGCCTAAAATCATATGCTATTATAGAATATTAGTGTATATTGCTATTATTATTTTAAAAATCCCAACTCATAAATGAGTGGCCTAAGTTTATTTTCAAAACTTTTAATCATATCTTCAAATAATTCTAGATCCTTCTTCGTACATTCATTAAGAAGAAACTTAATTTGATACCAGCCAGCATCCCAGGTATTTATATTGTATTTAGGATGAAGTTTATTAAATTCATCTCTATACTTAAAGCTTTCCCACACTAGTTTTCTTGCTGTTTCTAAGATTAGCTTTCCTTCTTTTGAAAGTTCAATCTCTTTTAATTCTTCATACATAAAGCTTTCTTTATTAAATCTTAAGCAATCATTATATATGGCTTCATTTCTATTAATATTAGCTAAATCTTTAATTTCTTTTAGGCTCATAAAGAACATTTCATTTTTAATATTAAATTCTTTATTATCTGTTTTTATATCTCTAAAGGAGCTGATTCCATTTTCATTTGCAAAGATTGAATATATTATACTGTCACTTTCATATTGTTTAAATTTCAGGTTGTTTGTCTTCGGAATCATATAGTTATCTTTTTGATTAAGCCAGTTAGACTTGATTACTTTTCTTGCAGTAAATAAGCAGCAGCACTTTTTATAATTTTCCCTTGTTATAGGAGTAATTTTGACATGTCTTGTAACCGGTGCAGATAATATATATACTCCTTGAGTATTAGCATATACATTATTGCTGTCATTCATAAGAAAGGCAATTGCATTTTCATCCACCATTCTTGTTTTTTTATCAAGAGTCATTGCAGATTTTAAGGTTATAGTTTCAATCTTATTCGTGAACTTTTTATTATTAATCCATGAGGACAATCTTTCTGACTCATCTAAATTATATATTGCCTTTTGACCAACGCTTTCTATTTTTCCGTTATCACTTAACTCCTTAATTAGGAACTTAAAATTATTCTTTTCTTCACATTCACCAGAGCTCCATATGGAGAATCCAACTCCCCATTGTGATGAAACATTAGAAAAATAGCTTGCATTAAATACAATACCTCTTTCAAACTTAAAGTTCCTTAGAAAAAGATCTCTAAACTTTTCACTTCTCTCTCCTGATAAAAATAAGGTTGGTGTAAAGATTCCTATGTTTAAATTATCTAAATTAAATATTTGTTTAAATTTTAATATTCTATAAAGAAATTGAATATATAACTGTTGAGATGATTTCTTAAAGCCCTCTTTTACCATCATATACTTAACTTTTGTATTTGACATACCATCTTTACTTTCTTTATCACCTTGCTTTCCGTTACTTCCCTCCGCAAAGGGTGGATTAATAAAAAATAATAATGGCTTATTTTCAAGAAATACTTTGTATAAAGACTTAGGAATTAAAGAATTGTTTACTTTATTGGAGGTTAGTAATTCTGGATTGTCATTTAAGAAGTCATATACAAATTTATGAGAAGTTTTATTGTAACTATCTCCAAGTTCAAGGTCAATTTTATCCAAGGTTGAACAATATAATTCCTTAAAATAATAATCCCTTGTTAAATTGCCAGTACCCCAGGCACAATCCCATACTACATATTCCTCCTTCCAATTCTCACCAAAGACATAACAGAGCTCTCTATGAGCTTCATTTACCCAAATTGTAGGAGTAAAAAATTCTCCATTAAATCTTCTTTTCGTATCTTCAGTAAGCCTGTCCTTAATAGATATAAATCTATTCTTTTCTTCCATAGAATACTTAACCGAATACTCTTCTTCAAATTGTTTATAATTATATGAATCTATCTCTATACGCCTATCTTTTTTGGCAATGAATTTACTATTTTTCTTTTCAGATATCTCTACTTCACCAAGAATAGTATCAATAAAACATTGTACTAAATCTGATGCAGAACATTTGGATGGATCTTTTATTATACGCTCAATAAAGTAGTCATAAGTTTCTAATATGTTAGATTCTGTAACCTTGAATTTTGTTTTAATATCAATTATTAATCTTTTAATATCTAGAGCTACACGCTCAAATTTAAAGCTTTTATCAATATTAAAAATTATAGGATTAAGAGATTTATTATTACTTATTTCAAGAGTTAAATCCTTATATTTATTAGGTGATTCTGAAGGCGCTATGCTCCAATCTAAATTTCTCTCTAAGTAATTTTCAACATCACTAGAACTAATAATAAAACAAGTAGTTTTATCACCAGCTAAAATTACATTTGGCATGTCCATATATTTTTTATCTTCTCTTAAAGTAAATTTCTTTAAATAAAAAATGACCTGAACTAAAACTTTGGCTCTATTAATTGGAATATTAAAATCCAAGCCATACTTAAACTCCATAATAAGTCTTAAGACTTTTGTTACATCATCATACATTAGAGTTTCTTCTAAATAGCCATCACATTTAAAGGGATATGTTATTTCAGAATTTTTAAAATGAGCTTTTATATTATTTTTATAGACTAATTCAATGTCTCTTTCTTCAGTAGAATCTTTAATTTCTGTATAGAATAATTTTTTCATACTTCCTCATAAAATATTGATTATATGATATTTTATGATGGATTGAGTTTCATATACCTCATTTATAACTAACTATAATAAAAAAGACTTAAGGATATATATTTAGTTTTATAAACATAAGTCCTAAGTCTTTTATATTTTTTATCTATCTATATATAATAAATAGTATCATCATCATTTTGATTGTCAGGTAGATTTGTCTCTTTTCCCATACTTATATAAAGAGCTAAGTTTCCTGTTATTAATACTGCACTACTTAATTTCAATATAACTGAATAGAATTTCATTAAAGAGTTGTTTGCTAAAAGAGTATCGCAATCTGTTGTATAATATAACATATCAATAATATTACCGATATTATTATCAAAAATATTTATTCCGTTAAAGTATTTATATACAAATATATTTAATACATAATATAGTACAACGTAATCTAATATAATATTTACATAGCTTAATACAGCTATAATTACTAATCTTAATCTGCCTTTTTCATCTTTCTTTTTATTTTTCTCCATTTTTACTATTAAATCTGGTACAAAAACTAAAAAGAAATGTATTGGCCTAGACACACCATAAAAATATACTAAAATAGCAAGCATGTACATTTCTACACTAGCAATCCGAAAATCCTCATTACAAATATATGTAAATATTAGTGTAAAAGCAGCTAAAATATATATAACTTCTATATTCTTTATAACCACATATAAAATTTTACTTTTACTTAATATGTATTCTTTTATTTCTTTTAAGTATTTATTTTTAAAAGAAATTGAACGCCAACATAATACAGCCATAATAATATTTATGATTAAAAATGCAAGTTTACTACCTGAAAATCCTTCTGGATTAGCATTAACTATATTTTTTAAATCAGAAATCGAAAATATTGTAAGTATAAATATAGTCAATGATAAGTATAAAGCCTTCATCAAATTACTTAAATTCCCATTATGTACTTTCCAATTAATATTACTTTTCTCATCTTTAAGATGATTGTAAACTGCAAAGCTTGGTGACAACAAATATAATATCCACCTATATTTTTTTATAAATTCTTCTATTTTTTCATAATACATACCTTTTCACACCTCATTTCACAGCGGCAAATTGCATCTAACTTTTACATTATTTCGGTTAAATTCTGGTGGAACAGGCTTAAATCTTTTATCCGCAATTTGTAAATTATAATCTAAGCACTGAAATTCTCTTAATGATGCAACATCTATTTCTCCAATAAGCACTGTATCATTAATACCTCCACTTATTTGCAAAATGTTTTTTTCATTAGTGGATGCTGGTTTAATAATTCTATTGTCCCCCATTCTAGAATAATTCACATGAGCAAAATAGCAATGAACATCTCTAGATAAAGACTCCATAACATTAGAATAATAATTTACATCTTTATTATGAACACTTCCTATAAGTAAATCTACATACGAACAAAATAGGGATCTATCTTTTATATTAGCTAACTCAAAACAACTGAATGTTGAAAAATCTACGCCTTTCCATCTAAACAAATCATATTCTTTCTTCCAATTCTTTTCTTTTTGAGGCTCTTTCCATCCATATCCTTGAACCCACTCCTTTTCATTTGGTGAATAATGATTTTTTAACCTAAGCTTTATTACAGCATACTTATATTCCTTATATTGATCAGGCAATATGGTAACTATATAATTACAGCATAATCCATTTTCATATATAACATGTTCTAAACCACATACTATAGCGATATCATGATTTTCACTAAACTTCGCAATTACATCCAACCACTGCATTGGGATACTAACTTCTGGAAATATAATCATATCTGCATTATTTTTAACTGAATAATTTAATAATTTATTCAAATTTTCAAGTCTACTGCTTTCGAGATTAGGAACCTTTTTAAAGCTTTTTTTCAAATTATCTTCTTCTACGTTCATATTAACTATAGCAATCTTAAATTTATCCTTTCTATTTTGGTTCGCCTCAATATAGTTTATATTAATATCCTTTTGAATAAAAAGATATTCATTTTTATTAAAATATCTTAGATGTGTGCATTCAAATAACTCCTTTTTCTTTCGTTCTTCATTCTCATCTACATTTCGGACCTTATCTTCCTCACTACCACTACTATTTCCTTCTTCCATCTGTATTGGCATATTAATTGCGTTTAAAAATTTTGATTCAATATCCTTAAATTCTTCACTAAAATTATTAATTACCTTAAATAACTCTATTCCTTTTTTAATCTCCATTTCACCACTAACTATTTTTCCTCTTGCCATTAATTGATTAATATAAAATAAAATACATTCGTGCAGATGCACATATCTAGGATTGAAATTCTTATGAAAATCAGTTATCTCAACAAGACATTCATCATCATTTTTTCTACTATTTTGATTATCATCTCTGGTTTTTTTAATATCCTTATTTTCTTTCTTAAATTTCTTATTAATACATTTCTTACATATTTCATAGTCTGCATCGTCCATACACTTAATATTATTTATACAAGCAAAACATT encodes the following:
- a CDS encoding Rpn family recombination-promoting nuclease/putative transposase; this encodes MNKTLKELNLEDDFLFAKVMSDKEICKELLEKILEIEIEKVEMVEEQKTIDLLLESKGIRLDVYVKDENNTIYNVEMQRGKHKNLPKRLRYYQGSIDLDLISKGEDYRKLAKSYIIFICTFDLFDKGRHKYTFQNVCLEDNSIMLNDEAQKIILNSKGIMNDLSDELLEFLAYVEDSTDDKVKHAKGNLVKNIHRRVKEVKSDISVEVEFMTLLERDREKIEEGREEGILLTKKVLKLSNSGCTISQIAKECNISEEEVRRILE
- a CDS encoding HRDC domain-containing protein, with the protein product MGFISNLLNIEGSEFKSITKPTAIKDFIGENDNLKVLEVLLSKLNNDEKKELVNKEIRAMKRGLQGEKTVDFELKNCILPFLYLHDIRIEYDGLVSQIDYLLITKKYICVIETKQLLGDVNINSDGEFIRVYKNKNGYENKEGMLSPIEQNKKHVNLIRKVLKEVFECDNVPLRSLVIMANPKAIIRKKYAPEEIQNQIIRAEKLGNYIENLENELRKTVFKEEMAFKIADYFKEKHTPINIDYEAKFGITEEDFSKEASINIVEKSICEVSEVDFNDIKNVEKSSKKKIDETVELSESDSQLAEKLKLYRNEKAKEEGYNALKYHYVFSGSTINNLVENKPKTTEQLFNIKGLGEVKINKYGNDILKIIEEYVANADKKIDDESNTKWELEMRNQLKKFRIEIAKKERIKPFMIFKDEQIDELIKVKPRTKDQLLGVKGFGEIKVDKYGEGILNVFNIDILY
- a CDS encoding PD-(D/E)XK nuclease family protein, yielding MRKDNLLREETLIKEAGKLIKANKMTQKYHNISFNIFTALNIERDEVFTHSNLIYALLNPRENHGMDDTYLNLFLKEIGISKTFLNYSWAVEREWVFENGRIDFFLKCEKMCVAIEMKIDAGDQDKQLFRYEEYSKGVNSNYLIYYLTLDGKYPSEQSADGMDKRYLRCVSFKEHILNWLKACLGATNQDMTPHSLIEQYLYLIEKLVGEEKMAEAMKNLIKNADDLMAAITIANSLNEIKTEVLVNFMDELNEQFIKKKVDPIEYNREDAEAYYKGSYEPGLVFKIREYTLAGGKKVNFSICIAVEYNLYYYFAFMEKHEDGFYYCINREAFRKEHSKVFNECNDAIVNILGEIKRKGSGSLLWEYVLDNNGRNYDFKHFSDNCVELKDNYVEEATRIADIIINLKKAVDNQLL